Proteins encoded in a region of the Leopardus geoffroyi isolate Oge1 chromosome E2, O.geoffroyi_Oge1_pat1.0, whole genome shotgun sequence genome:
- the ZNF382 gene encoding zinc finger protein 382 isoform X3: protein MLENYCHLISVGFHMTKPDMIRKLEQGEELWTTERIFPSQSYLEEDGKAEDVLVKFKEYQDRHSRSVIFNHKRLIKERSNIFGKTLTIGKNRIISKTALCEYKPDGKVFKNISELVSRNISPGREKFGESNGWEKSLLNSKNEKIHTTVNLYKQTERSVSGKQELIQHQKDQTPEQSLDHNECEKSFLMKGMLFTHTRAHRGEKSLEYNKDGIALIEKSNLSVHSQTLIEKKPHTYSKYGKFLCRKSIFIMHQRSQTEEKPFHCPYCGNSFRRKSYLIEHQRIHTGEKPYVCNQCGKAFRQKTALTLHEKTHIEGKPYICMDCGKSFRQKATLTRHHKTHTGEKAYECTQCGSAFRKKSYLIDHQRTHTGEKPYQCNECGKAFIQKTTLTVHQRTHTGEKPYICNECGKSFCQKTTLTLHQRIHTGEKPYICNECGKSFRQKAILTVHQRIHTGEKSNGCPQCGKAFSRKSNLIRHQKTHTGEKPYECKECGKFFSCKSNLIVHQKTHKVETMGIQ, encoded by the coding sequence AAGAAGATGGGAAAGCTGAAGATGTTTTAGTGAAGTTCAAAGAATACCAAGACAGGCATTCTAGATCAGTCATATTCAACCACAAAAGACTAATTAAGGAAAGAAGTAATATTTTTGGGAAAACACTTACTATAGGCAAAAACCGTATTATTTCAAAAACAGCACTATGTGAATATAAGCCTgatggaaaggtttttaaaaatatttcagaattagtCAGTAGAAATATAAGCCCTGGAAGAGAGAAGTTTGGTGAGAGTAATGGATGGGAGAAATCACTCCTCAATTCTAAGAATGAGAAAATTCATACTACAGTGAATCTctataaacaaacagaaaggagTGTGAGTGGTAAACAAGAGCTTATTCAACATCAGAAGGATCAAACTCCAGAGCAATCATTAGATcataatgaatgtgaaaaatcCTTCCTTATGAAAGGAATGTTATTTACACATACTAGGgctcacagaggagaaaaatccCTTGAATACAATAAAGATGGAATAGCCCTAATTGAAAAGTCAAATCTCAGTGTCCATTCACAAACTCTTATTGAGAAGAAACCCCATACATACAGCAAATATGGGAAGTTCCTCTGCAGGAAGTCCATTTTTATCATGCATCAGAGATCTCAAACAGAAGAGAAACCCTTTCATTGTCCTTACTGTGGGAACAGCTTTAGAAGGAAGTCATATCTCATTGAACATCAACGAATTCACACAGGTGAGAAACCTTATGTTTGCAAtcaatgtggaaaagccttccgTCAAAAAACAGCCCTCACTCTTCATGAGAAAACACATATAGAGGGGAAACCCTATATCTGTATGGATTGTGGGAAGTCCTTCCGCCAGAAAGCAACTCTCACTAGACATCACAAAACACATACAGGGGAGAAAGCCTATGAATGTACTCAGTGTGGAAGTGCTTTTAGAAAGAAGTCATACCTCATTGAtcatcagagaactcacacaggagagaaaccatatcaatgtaatgaatgtgggaaggcATTTATCCAGAAGACAACCCTCACTgtacatcagagaactcacacaggagagaaaccctatatTTGCAATGAATGTGGGAAGTCCTTCTGCCAAAAGACAACCCTCACTCTCcatcaaagaattcatacagGGGAAAAACCCTACAtttgtaatgaatgtgggaagtcCTTCCGCCAGAAGGCAATCCTCACTGTTCATCAGAGGATACATACAGGAGAGAAATCCAATGGATGTCCtcagtgtgggaaagcctttagtaGGAAATCAAACCTCATTCGCCACCAGAAaactcacacaggagagaaaccatatgaatgtaaagaatgtgggaagTTCTTCAGTTGTAAGTCAAACCTCATTGTACATCAGAAAACTCACAAGGTAGAAACCATGGGAATTCAGTAA
- the ZNF461 gene encoding zinc finger protein 461 isoform X5, producing the protein MEDFKSHNPEKSIFRDIWECNTQFERQQEQEGYFRQFVINHEHMPIFNQHSLLTQEFYNREKIFGCKECRENFSYHLFFSDHRRAHSKEKLSECKECAEILNISYLTKQRIQNSNKCNECKECWRAFIHCSQLKQHLRIHNGEKRYECKECGKAFNYGSELILHQRIHTGEKPYECKECGKAFRQRSQLTQHQRLHTGEKPYECKQCGKAFIRGFQLTEHLRLHTGEKPYECKECGKTFRHRSHLTIHQRIHTGEKPYQCRECGKAFSYHSSFSHHQKIHSGKKPYECSECGKAFCDGLQLTLHQRIHTGEKPYECKECGKTFRQCSHLKRHQRIHTGEKPHECMICGKAFRLHSHLIQHQRIHTGEKPYECKECGKTFSYHSSFSHHQRIHSGKKPYDCGKVFNHDLQFNIHQTLHTVEMPVRFPLLSPHPSLAS; encoded by the coding sequence ATGGAAGACTTTAAAAGTCATAATCCTGAGAAATCCATTTTCAGAGATATTTGGGAATGCAATACTCAGTTTGAAAGACAACAGGAACAAGAGGGCTATTTCAGGCAATTTGTTATCAACCATGAACATATGCCTATATTTAACCAACATTCTTTACTAACTCAGGAATTTTATAATAGAGAGAAAATCTTTGGATGTAAAGAATGTAGAGAAAACTTcagttaccatttattttttagtgatcaCAGAAGAGCTCATTCTAAAGAAAAACTGtctgaatgtaaggaatgtgcaGAAATTCTTAATATATCATATCTTACTAAACAGAGAATTCAAAATAGTAACAAGTGcaatgaatgtaaggaatgttgGAGAGCTTTTATTCATTGTTCACAACTTAAGCAACACCTGAGAATCCATAATGGCGAAAAACGctatgaatgtaaagaatgtgggaaggcctttaaTTATGGCTCAGAACTTATTctgcatcagagaattcacactggtgaaaaaccttatgaatgtaaagaatgtgggaaggcctttaggCAGCGATCACAGCTTACTCAACATCAGAGACTTCATACTGGTgaaaaaccttatgaatgtaagCAATGTGGGAAGGCTTTTATTCGTGGCTTTCAACTTACTGAACATCTACGCCtccatactggtgagaaaccctatgaatgtaaagaatgtggaaaGACTTTTAGGCATCGCTCACACCTTACCatacatcagagaattcatactggtgagaaaccctatCAATGTAGAGAATGTGGAAAGGCCTTCAGCTATCACTCAAGCTTCTCTCACCATCAGAAAATTCATTCTGGCAAAAAACCTTATGAATGTAgtgaatgtgggaaggccttttgTGATGGCTTACAACTTACCCTGCATCAGAGGATTCATACCGGTGAGAAACCCTATGAGTGCAAGGAATGTGGGAAGACTTTTAGACAGTGCTCACACCTCAAaagacatcagagaattcatactggtgagaaacctcATGAATGTATGATATGTGGTAAGGCCTTTAGACTTCATTCACACCTTATTCAACATCAGAGAATACATACTGGTGAGAAgccctatgaatgtaaggaatgtggaaagACCTTTAGCTATCATTCAAGCTTTTCACACCATCAGAGAATTCATTCTGGGAAGAAACCTTATGACTGTGGAAAGGTTTTTAATCATGACTTGCAATTTAATATACATCAGACACTTCATACTGTTGAGATGCCAGTAaggtttcctcttctctctccccatcctagTCTAGcatcatga